A genomic region of Mesobacillus jeotgali contains the following coding sequences:
- a CDS encoding glycogen/starch/alpha-glucan phosphorylase yields MFSSVPKFKNAFLKKLEMMFGTSFEESTSREQFQTLGHMIREHVSSDWIKTNELYRAGAKKQVYYLSIEFLLGRLLRHNLINLGVEKVVCEGLRELGIELDQLEEIEADAGLGNGGLGRLAACFLDSLASLDLPGHGCGIRYKHGLFEQKIVDGYQVELPEQWLRHGHVWEVRKADDAVEVPFWGEIESRMENGRLVFRHLNAETIMAVPYDLPVIGYETQTVNTLRLWNAEPSRFPANADIFKYKKDTESVSEFLYPDDTHDEGKILRLKQQYFLVTSSLKAIVNSFKKKNKSLLEFHDYVSIHINDTHPAIAVPELMRILMDEEGLGWDDAWDITVQTLSYTNHTTLAEALERWPVRIFKPLLPRIFMIVEEINERFCKKVWEQYPGDWGRVESMAIIAHDEVRMAPLAIVGSHSVNGVAQLHTEILKNREMNQFYQFYPERFNNKTNGITHRRWLLKANPGLSGLITEAIGSDWVSSPQKLEELMRYKDDSVFLEKLHRIKQANKERLAKRILDKTGIQVDTESIFDVQVKRLHAYKRQLLNVLHIMHLYNALKKDPEALLYPRTFIFGAKASPGYYFAKKVIKLINSVADKVNNDPETNGKLKVVFLENYRVSLAEEIFPAADISEQISTASKEASGTGNMKFMMNGALTLGTLDGANVEITDLVGRDNIFLFGLTAEEVLDYQNNGGYHSLEYYHHDERIRGVVDQLINGFFPDTENHFNEIYDTLLGHNDQYFVLRDFASYAEAHQEVSLSYLDRNTWLQKSLVNIAKSGYFSSDRTIMEYADQIWKVQSALKV; encoded by the coding sequence ATGTTTTCTAGTGTTCCCAAGTTCAAAAATGCTTTCTTGAAAAAACTCGAGATGATGTTTGGAACCAGCTTTGAAGAAAGCACGAGCCGAGAGCAGTTCCAGACTCTCGGGCATATGATCAGGGAGCATGTGAGTTCTGATTGGATTAAAACAAATGAATTATATCGTGCCGGCGCGAAAAAGCAGGTTTATTACTTGTCGATCGAGTTCCTGCTGGGCCGGCTGCTGAGGCATAACCTGATTAATTTAGGCGTCGAAAAAGTGGTCTGTGAGGGGCTCAGGGAGCTGGGCATCGAGCTGGACCAGCTGGAGGAGATCGAAGCGGATGCCGGGCTTGGCAATGGCGGTCTCGGCCGCCTTGCAGCATGCTTCCTAGATTCCCTCGCTTCCCTTGATCTGCCTGGACACGGATGTGGCATCCGCTATAAACACGGTCTATTCGAGCAAAAAATCGTCGATGGCTATCAGGTGGAGCTTCCTGAGCAATGGCTGAGACATGGCCATGTTTGGGAGGTGCGCAAGGCGGATGATGCGGTCGAGGTCCCGTTCTGGGGTGAAATCGAAAGCAGGATGGAGAATGGGCGGCTTGTTTTCAGGCACCTGAACGCCGAGACAATCATGGCTGTACCTTACGACCTGCCTGTCATCGGCTACGAGACTCAGACAGTCAACACGTTGAGACTGTGGAATGCCGAGCCATCCAGGTTCCCGGCAAATGCAGATATTTTTAAATACAAGAAGGATACAGAATCGGTTTCTGAATTTCTTTATCCGGATGACACGCATGATGAAGGGAAAATCCTTCGTCTCAAGCAGCAATATTTCCTGGTCACGTCCAGTTTGAAGGCGATTGTGAATTCTTTTAAAAAGAAGAATAAGAGTTTGCTAGAGTTTCATGATTATGTGAGCATCCATATTAATGACACGCACCCTGCGATTGCCGTTCCAGAACTGATGAGAATATTGATGGATGAGGAAGGCCTTGGGTGGGACGATGCCTGGGACATCACCGTGCAGACGCTTTCCTATACGAACCATACGACACTGGCGGAGGCCTTGGAGAGGTGGCCAGTCAGAATCTTTAAGCCTTTGCTGCCACGCATTTTCATGATTGTCGAGGAAATTAATGAGCGTTTCTGCAAGAAGGTTTGGGAGCAGTATCCTGGCGACTGGGGCAGGGTTGAGAGCATGGCGATCATCGCCCATGACGAAGTGCGTATGGCGCCGCTTGCCATTGTCGGGAGCCACAGCGTCAATGGTGTTGCACAGCTTCACACAGAGATTCTGAAAAACCGAGAGATGAACCAGTTTTATCAGTTTTATCCTGAACGTTTTAACAACAAGACAAATGGGATTACCCACCGCCGCTGGCTGCTGAAGGCGAATCCGGGGCTGTCCGGATTGATTACCGAGGCCATTGGGAGTGACTGGGTTTCTTCTCCTCAAAAGTTGGAGGAGTTAATGCGGTATAAGGATGACTCTGTTTTCCTTGAAAAGTTGCACAGAATTAAGCAGGCCAACAAGGAACGTCTGGCAAAGCGGATTTTGGATAAAACGGGTATTCAGGTTGATACGGAATCGATTTTTGATGTCCAGGTAAAAAGGTTACATGCCTATAAGCGGCAGCTGCTGAATGTGCTGCACATCATGCATCTCTATAATGCTTTGAAAAAAGATCCTGAAGCATTGCTATATCCGCGCACATTTATTTTTGGGGCAAAGGCATCTCCAGGTTATTATTTTGCCAAAAAGGTCATTAAGCTGATTAACTCTGTTGCTGATAAGGTGAACAATGACCCCGAAACGAATGGCAAGCTGAAGGTTGTTTTCCTTGAAAACTACCGAGTGTCGCTTGCCGAAGAGATTTTTCCGGCTGCGGATATCAGCGAACAAATCTCAACTGCCAGCAAAGAAGCCTCTGGCACAGGGAATATGAAATTCATGATGAACGGGGCTTTGACACTAGGCACGCTTGATGGTGCAAATGTCGAGATCACCGATTTGGTCGGCAGGGATAATATCTTCCTGTTCGGGCTGACGGCAGAGGAAGTGCTGGATTATCAAAATAATGGCGGCTACCACTCACTCGAATATTATCACCATGATGAACGGATTCGGGGAGTGGTCGACCAGTTGATCAATGGCTTTTTCCCAGATACGGAAAACCACTTTAATGAAATCTATGATACCTTGCTTGGCCATAACGACCAGTACTTCGTATTGAGGGATTTTGCTTCCTATGCAGAGGCACACCAGGAGGTCAGCCTAAGTTACTTGGATCGAAATACATGGCTGCAAAAGAGCCTGGTTAATATCGCGAAGTCAGGTTATTTCTCCAGTGACAGGACCATCATGGAATATGCGGATCAGATCTGGAAGGTACAATCTGCTTTAAAAGTTTAA
- the glgA gene encoding glycogen synthase GlgA, which produces MKVLFAVSECVPFIKSGGLADVAGSLPKELKKLGADVRVILPKYGLIPDKFRSEMKKVKEYNVQLGWRSQYCGIETLEHEGVTFYFVDNEYYFKRDSLYGHYDDGERFAFFNRAVLELIAETEFYPDVIHCHDWHTGMIPFLLRTEYYKRPGYGLIRSVFTIHNLQFQGIFPPEVLGDLLQIDNRYFNEEQLEFFGNANFMKAALIAADHITTVSPTYKEEIQTEFYGEKLDGILRKRSEDLSGILNGIDHDLYDPEKYPGLAANFGVDSLERRVENKLQVQRDFGLPENENIPVAAMITRLTKQKGLDLVRGVFHEIMATGMQLVVLGTGDPEFEQFFREMAAHYPEQCGVYIGFDENLAHQVYAGSDLFLMPSKFEPCGLSQMIAMRYGSIPVVRETGGLNDTVQPYNEFTGEGNGFSFANFNAHDMLFTLERALSFYHEREKWLKLAKNAMQTDYSWAQSARQYKELYSDLISRSESHVF; this is translated from the coding sequence GTGAAGGTGTTATTTGCCGTATCGGAATGCGTCCCGTTTATCAAGTCAGGCGGACTGGCGGATGTAGCGGGATCGCTTCCGAAGGAATTGAAAAAGCTCGGAGCGGATGTCAGGGTTATTTTACCGAAGTATGGATTGATTCCTGATAAATTCCGTTCTGAAATGAAGAAAGTGAAAGAGTATAATGTGCAGTTAGGCTGGCGCTCGCAATATTGTGGCATTGAAACTCTTGAGCATGAAGGCGTTACTTTCTATTTTGTAGACAATGAGTATTATTTTAAACGAGATAGCCTTTACGGACATTATGATGATGGGGAACGGTTCGCGTTTTTTAACAGGGCTGTCCTTGAATTGATCGCAGAAACTGAATTCTACCCTGATGTCATTCATTGCCATGACTGGCATACAGGCATGATTCCATTTTTACTAAGGACGGAGTATTATAAGCGGCCCGGATACGGATTGATCAGGTCCGTGTTCACGATTCATAATCTGCAGTTCCAGGGAATATTCCCTCCAGAAGTACTTGGTGACCTACTTCAAATTGACAATCGTTATTTCAATGAAGAGCAGCTGGAGTTTTTCGGGAACGCCAATTTTATGAAAGCAGCTTTGATTGCTGCAGACCATATCACTACGGTCAGTCCTACTTACAAGGAGGAAATCCAGACAGAATTTTATGGTGAAAAGCTGGATGGCATCCTGCGTAAAAGAAGCGAAGATCTATCGGGAATCCTGAATGGGATTGATCACGATTTATATGATCCTGAAAAGTATCCTGGATTGGCTGCCAATTTCGGAGTGGACTCACTTGAAAGAAGAGTCGAAAACAAGCTTCAGGTACAGCGGGATTTCGGCTTGCCAGAAAACGAGAATATCCCTGTTGCAGCAATGATTACGAGGCTGACGAAGCAGAAGGGTCTCGATTTGGTCAGGGGAGTTTTCCATGAAATCATGGCGACGGGAATGCAGCTTGTCGTGCTGGGAACAGGCGACCCTGAGTTTGAACAATTTTTCAGGGAAATGGCCGCGCATTACCCTGAACAGTGTGGCGTATACATTGGCTTTGATGAGAATTTGGCCCATCAAGTCTACGCAGGCTCCGATTTGTTCCTGATGCCATCCAAGTTCGAGCCATGCGGGCTTAGCCAGATGATCGCGATGCGCTATGGATCAATTCCCGTTGTAAGAGAAACAGGCGGCCTGAACGATACAGTACAGCCTTACAATGAATTTACCGGTGAAGGCAATGGATTTTCCTTTGCAAACTTTAACGCCCATGACATGCTGTTTACACTTGAACGGGCGCTGTCTTTTTACCATGAGCGCGAAAAATGGCTTAAACTGGCGAAAAATGCTATGCAGACAGACTATAGCTGGGCTCAGTCTGCCAGACAATATAAGGAATTGTATTCCGATCTCATCTCAAGGAGTGAATCGCATGTTTTCTAG
- a CDS encoding GlgC family sugar phosphate nucleotidyltransferase, whose amino-acid sequence MNKQLLGVIDATTVHDDLHELSIHRSVAAIPFGGRYRLIDFILSNMVNSGIQSVAIFPKFQYRSLMDHLGSGRNWDLNRKRDGLFFFPAPNLDKHYTGIGTLDHFADNIDFFERSTQEYALIANSYTVFNMDFQPLLDWHIKSGCDITEVQKEGKSLGIYLVKKTLLMDLITTRSETGYSNMRDVATDLDSQFHLCYYNFEGYASMVDTIGNYFRTSMDLMKPEVWKELFPKDRPILTKVKDEPPTRYDVDASVRNSMVANGGMIEGTVENSIIARGVKIGKGTVIRNCIIMQKTQIKENCLLDSVIVDKDARIEAGTVITAPADSPTVIRKGSVQGVGSSS is encoded by the coding sequence ATGAACAAACAATTATTAGGAGTAATAGATGCGACAACGGTTCACGATGATTTGCATGAACTGTCCATTCACCGGTCGGTGGCAGCGATCCCTTTTGGCGGAAGATACAGACTGATCGATTTTATCCTATCAAACATGGTCAACTCTGGTATCCAGAGCGTGGCGATTTTTCCTAAATTCCAATACAGGTCGCTGATGGATCATTTAGGGTCAGGCAGGAACTGGGATCTTAATCGAAAAAGGGATGGACTATTTTTCTTCCCTGCGCCTAACCTTGATAAACATTATACGGGAATCGGCACGCTCGACCACTTTGCTGACAACATTGACTTTTTTGAACGGAGTACCCAGGAGTATGCGCTGATTGCTAATTCCTATACGGTATTCAATATGGATTTCCAGCCGCTGCTAGATTGGCATATCAAATCAGGCTGCGATATCACAGAGGTACAGAAGGAAGGAAAATCACTGGGCATTTATCTTGTTAAAAAGACGTTGTTGATGGATTTAATCACGACTCGCAGTGAAACTGGCTACTCGAATATGAGGGATGTCGCCACCGACCTGGATAGCCAGTTCCATCTCTGCTATTACAACTTTGAAGGGTATGCCTCTATGGTTGATACAATTGGAAACTATTTCAGGACCAGCATGGACCTAATGAAGCCCGAAGTCTGGAAGGAGCTGTTCCCGAAGGATAGGCCGATTCTGACTAAGGTGAAGGATGAGCCGCCTACCCGATATGATGTTGATGCATCCGTAAGAAACTCGATGGTTGCCAATGGCGGAATGATTGAGGGTACTGTCGAAAACAGCATCATTGCCCGCGGGGTAAAAATCGGCAAAGGTACCGTCATCCGCAACTGCATCATCATGCAGAAGACACAAATCAAGGAGAATTGTCTATTGGATTCAGTGATTGTCGATAAGGATGCAAGAATAGAAGCAGGAACAGTGATTACAGCGCCAGCAGACTCACCGACTGTTATCCGCAAAGGTTCGGTCCAGGGAGTGGGGAGCAGCTCGTGA
- a CDS encoding TraR/DksA C4-type zinc finger protein: MMLKNEQLNQLKQTLINEKETLNSQIDNNEENGYLEGSQREATGELSSYDNHPADSGTELFERSKNLAMDEHFDTQVEKVDQALEAIENGTYGKCAECGKEIPFERLEAVPYTLYCVEHSAEQTLSNDRPAEEDVLEYTHEADFNRRQNEEMADNRNSFNDVAEFGTSETPSDLTGDHEDYNKLYIDNEKERGFTEDFESFSATDIEGDDRQVLQSDTEEDYEDMLDEAGIESELGDIPYKERDSYIDDDKKKK, translated from the coding sequence ATGATGCTGAAAAATGAACAGCTTAACCAACTGAAGCAAACACTTATAAATGAAAAAGAAACGCTTAATTCACAAATAGATAACAATGAAGAGAATGGCTATCTGGAAGGCAGCCAGCGGGAAGCGACAGGAGAACTTTCTTCCTACGATAACCATCCTGCGGACAGCGGGACAGAGCTGTTTGAGCGCAGCAAAAATCTGGCGATGGACGAGCATTTTGATACACAAGTTGAAAAAGTCGATCAGGCCTTGGAGGCAATTGAGAATGGCACATACGGAAAATGTGCGGAGTGCGGTAAAGAAATTCCTTTTGAGCGACTTGAAGCAGTACCTTATACTTTATATTGCGTCGAGCACTCCGCCGAACAAACTCTTTCAAATGACCGTCCAGCTGAAGAAGATGTCCTTGAATATACCCATGAAGCCGATTTCAATCGCAGGCAAAACGAGGAAATGGCCGATAACCGGAACAGCTTTAATGATGTAGCTGAATTCGGTACATCTGAAACACCATCTGACCTTACAGGTGATCATGAAGATTATAACAAGCTCTATATTGATAATGAAAAAGAAAGAGGGTTCACAGAAGACTTTGAATCCTTTAGCGCTACTGACATTGAAGGTGATGACCGGCAAGTACTCCAGAGTGATACCGAGGAGGATTACGAGGACATGCTTGACGAAGCAGGCATCGAATCCGAGCTAGGAGATATCCCTTATAAAGAGAGAGACAGTTATATTGATGATGATAAGAAAAAGAAATAA
- a CDS encoding isochorismate synthase codes for MVAIQETELRQGILDAIERAKGQSQSILVSEVHKIDRIDPFYFFASGREKFFGERFFWKDPEGEHFLTGLGICGQIQSDQEADRFFHVEKEWKRFMDTALVFNKYNVNGTGPSMFGGFTFDPLKKKTGLWSKFSEALFHIPKYMLTIVKGEAYFTTNVVCTQHDDMSLFDKVTKEREGVLSKAGQKPALARLDLKDIIEINPEAWKQTVTDVVDGFEKSELKKVVLARELRLHFTNEVQSESVLANLLENQQESFTFAFESNGDCFIGASPERLVKKDGASLFSACLAGSIARGSTPEEDKNLGEELLTDEKNLIEHQYVVDMIKGAMEETCDEVLLPEQPVLMKMKYIQHLYTPVIGKNREGTSLLHLVNRLHPTPALGGLPKQAAIVKIREIEQLDRGLYAAPVGWMDYQGNGEFAVAIRSGLIQGNEASLFAGCGIVADSNAESEYKETSIKFRPMLTALGGKIT; via the coding sequence TTGGTTGCCATTCAGGAAACGGAACTTAGACAGGGAATTCTTGATGCGATTGAGCGAGCCAAAGGACAATCTCAGTCGATTTTGGTCAGCGAGGTCCATAAAATAGATCGTATAGATCCTTTTTATTTTTTTGCTTCAGGCAGGGAAAAGTTTTTTGGAGAACGCTTTTTCTGGAAGGATCCTGAAGGGGAACACTTCCTAACTGGATTGGGTATATGCGGACAAATACAGTCGGATCAGGAAGCTGACCGCTTTTTTCATGTTGAAAAAGAGTGGAAGCGCTTCATGGATACAGCACTGGTTTTTAATAAATACAATGTAAATGGAACGGGACCTTCTATGTTTGGCGGATTTACATTTGATCCACTGAAGAAGAAAACAGGGTTATGGTCCAAGTTTTCGGAAGCTCTTTTCCACATTCCGAAATATATGCTGACTATTGTCAAAGGGGAGGCGTACTTTACAACCAATGTAGTCTGCACCCAGCATGACGATATGTCACTTTTTGATAAAGTCACAAAGGAGAGGGAAGGTGTACTTTCGAAGGCTGGACAGAAACCAGCACTAGCCAGGCTTGATCTTAAAGATATTATCGAAATTAATCCTGAGGCATGGAAGCAGACTGTCACAGATGTTGTAGACGGTTTTGAAAAAAGCGAACTGAAGAAAGTCGTGCTTGCGAGGGAGTTGCGTCTTCATTTTACAAATGAAGTCCAGTCAGAAAGTGTCCTGGCGAATCTACTTGAGAATCAGCAAGAAAGCTTTACTTTTGCCTTCGAATCCAATGGTGACTGCTTTATTGGGGCTTCTCCTGAACGGTTGGTCAAGAAGGATGGAGCAAGCCTGTTTTCAGCCTGCCTGGCCGGTTCAATCGCCAGGGGCAGCACTCCTGAAGAAGATAAGAATCTCGGTGAAGAGCTTTTAACAGACGAGAAAAACTTAATAGAGCATCAATATGTAGTCGATATGATTAAGGGAGCGATGGAAGAAACCTGTGATGAGGTGCTTCTTCCTGAACAGCCTGTATTGATGAAAATGAAATATATACAGCATTTGTATACACCTGTAATCGGCAAGAACCGGGAAGGTACATCACTTCTTCATTTAGTAAACAGACTTCACCCGACTCCTGCACTGGGCGGCTTGCCGAAGCAGGCAGCGATCGTGAAAATCAGGGAAATTGAACAATTGGACAGAGGTCTTTATGCAGCTCCGGTTGGCTGGATGGATTATCAGGGAAATGGTGAATTTGCCGTAGCGATCCGCTCAGGACTGATTCAGGGGAATGAAGCTTCGCTATTTGCAGGCTGCGGCATTGTGGCAGATTCTAATGCCGAAAGCGAATATAAAGAGACTAGCATCAAGTTCAGGCCGATGCTTACAGCACTTGGAGGAAAGATCACATGA
- a CDS encoding 1,4-dihydroxy-2-naphthoate polyprenyltransferase: MQPQLQPSSSPAVNGADWRVWWQLTRPHTLTAAFAPVLLGTALAIEYSGGIHWGMFLAMLIASLLIQAATNMFNEYYDFKRGLDNENSVGIGGAIVRHGIKPKTVLNLAFALYGISVLLGVYICMSTSWWVAAVGVVSLAAGYLYTGGPLPIAYTPFGELVAGFFMGVLIILISFYIQTGTVTPTSVLVSFPSFLLVGAILLANNIRDLDGDKEFGRKTLAILLGRKGAIKLLAGMFIVSYSWVIGLIIAGVVSPWLAIVALSIPKAVKATKGFIGKSNPLQMMPAMANTAKTNTIFGLLLSVGIFISLI; the protein is encoded by the coding sequence ATGCAACCACAGCTTCAGCCTAGTTCTTCACCAGCAGTCAATGGCGCAGACTGGAGAGTCTGGTGGCAGCTTACAAGGCCGCACACTTTGACTGCCGCATTTGCCCCTGTCCTTTTAGGGACTGCTTTAGCGATCGAATACAGCGGTGGAATTCATTGGGGAATGTTCCTCGCAATGTTAATAGCAAGCCTGCTAATCCAGGCAGCAACGAATATGTTCAATGAGTACTATGATTTTAAACGCGGTCTTGATAATGAGAATTCCGTTGGGATCGGCGGAGCGATCGTCCGTCATGGCATAAAGCCTAAAACGGTGTTGAATCTTGCCTTTGCCCTTTATGGAATCTCAGTCCTTCTTGGGGTATATATTTGCATGAGTACCAGCTGGTGGGTCGCTGCTGTCGGCGTCGTTTCCCTCGCAGCAGGATATCTTTATACAGGCGGTCCATTGCCGATTGCCTACACTCCTTTTGGTGAGCTTGTCGCAGGCTTTTTCATGGGTGTACTGATCATCCTTATTTCTTTCTACATCCAGACTGGCACTGTCACTCCAACTAGTGTACTTGTTTCGTTCCCTAGCTTCTTGCTAGTCGGAGCGATCTTGCTTGCGAATAATATTCGCGACCTTGATGGAGACAAGGAATTTGGCCGGAAGACATTGGCGATTTTGCTAGGACGAAAAGGCGCCATCAAACTGCTGGCGGGTATGTTCATCGTATCCTACTCATGGGTAATCGGCTTAATCATTGCTGGAGTCGTTTCACCATGGCTTGCGATTGTTGCCCTCAGCATTCCGAAGGCTGTAAAAGCAACGAAAGGCTTCATCGGTAAATCCAATCCGTTGCAAATGATGCCGGCTATGGCTAACACAGCAAAGACCAACACCATTTTCGGCTTGCTTCTATCAGTAGGGATTTTCATCAGTTTAATATAG
- a CDS encoding cupin domain-containing protein, which translates to MYNVPSYSYPYYVNSSVYSPRSSQNSHQQVLEALLAGIKGEASAVDFYSSLAESAPNQRHKKAIMKALEDKQVHLKQFTDLFVTLTGQTPQYQIEQVEFESYQEGLQKAYEAEVEDYHEYRNSYLLTQYLPLGNVFFRAFADEIEHATRFGCLRQEGHRPLMDNGKQPFIINIEDATLQNETFRTAIWTGNKLQVTVMSIDVGEDIGLEVHETGDQFIRVEEGEALVQMGDTKDNLDFESRVSDDFAIMIPEGKWHNVTNIGDTKLKVYVIYAPPEHPFGTVHETKADAEAAE; encoded by the coding sequence TTGTATAACGTTCCATCCTATTCCTATCCATATTATGTTAATTCTTCAGTATATAGCCCAAGATCCAGCCAAAATAGCCATCAGCAAGTACTTGAAGCGCTGCTTGCTGGAATAAAAGGGGAAGCTTCAGCAGTTGATTTTTATAGCAGCCTGGCGGAATCTGCGCCAAACCAGAGACATAAGAAAGCGATAATGAAGGCGTTAGAGGATAAGCAAGTTCACTTAAAACAATTTACGGACCTGTTTGTCACACTTACGGGACAAACGCCGCAGTACCAAATTGAACAAGTGGAATTCGAATCTTATCAGGAAGGCTTGCAAAAGGCATATGAAGCAGAAGTTGAAGATTATCACGAATATCGTAACAGTTATTTGCTGACTCAGTATCTTCCATTAGGCAATGTCTTTTTTCGGGCATTTGCAGATGAGATCGAGCATGCTACAAGATTCGGCTGTTTAAGGCAAGAAGGGCACAGGCCATTAATGGATAATGGAAAGCAGCCTTTTATCATAAATATTGAAGACGCTACCTTGCAGAACGAGACATTCCGTACAGCGATTTGGACAGGTAACAAGCTTCAGGTGACAGTGATGAGCATCGATGTCGGCGAAGATATTGGTCTGGAAGTCCATGAAACCGGGGATCAATTCATCCGAGTGGAAGAAGGAGAAGCACTCGTACAGATGGGGGACACTAAAGATAATCTGGATTTTGAGTCCAGAGTATCTGATGACTTTGCGATCATGATACCTGAAGGAAAGTGGCATAACGTAACCAATATAGGCGATACAAAGCTTAAGGTATATGTTATTTACGCACCACCTGAGCATCCATTTGGAACTGTCCACGAAACAAAAGCAGATGCTGAAGCTGCCGAGTAA
- a CDS encoding EamA family transporter, which translates to MSIILALLAALFASFTAILAKIGIKDVDSNLATAVRTIVVVIMAYLMVVITGQTGHIMEVSLKSFIFLVLSGLTTGLSWLAFFKAIQIGDVSKVVPIDKASVVLTILLSFIVLREPATMPVVAGGVIISIGTFVLIGKDKKKKKQKKKVFNTKSYIFLAIMSAVFAALTNILAKIGIEDVDSNVATFIRTVVIIIFAWGIVFFQGTVKELKKISRKSYVFLILSGAATGFSWLCYFAALAIGKVSIVNPIDKFSVVLTMILSFIILKEKPTKSTVAGALLITIGTGLLIL; encoded by the coding sequence ATGAGTATCATTTTAGCTTTACTGGCCGCGCTATTTGCTTCCTTTACCGCCATTCTTGCGAAAATTGGAATTAAGGATGTCGATTCAAACCTGGCAACTGCCGTCAGGACGATCGTTGTTGTGATTATGGCCTACCTGATGGTTGTGATCACTGGGCAAACGGGGCACATAATGGAAGTATCTTTGAAGTCATTCATCTTTCTTGTCCTTTCCGGATTGACGACCGGTCTTTCCTGGCTTGCCTTTTTTAAAGCGATCCAAATTGGCGATGTATCAAAAGTTGTCCCTATTGATAAGGCCAGTGTCGTATTGACGATTCTGTTATCTTTCATAGTATTAAGGGAGCCTGCAACCATGCCTGTTGTCGCTGGTGGTGTCATTATATCTATTGGTACCTTTGTGCTGATCGGAAAAGACAAAAAGAAGAAAAAGCAGAAGAAGAAGGTGTTCAACACCAAATCATATATTTTTCTGGCCATCATGTCCGCAGTCTTCGCTGCCCTGACCAATATCCTCGCAAAAATCGGAATTGAAGATGTTGATTCAAATGTGGCTACATTTATCAGAACAGTCGTAATCATTATTTTTGCCTGGGGAATTGTGTTTTTCCAGGGAACTGTGAAGGAGCTTAAGAAAATCTCAAGGAAATCTTACGTATTCCTAATCCTATCAGGTGCCGCAACAGGATTCTCATGGTTATGTTATTTCGCCGCACTGGCAATCGGAAAGGTAAGCATCGTCAACCCAATTGATAAATTCAGCGTCGTCTTGACGATGATCCTGAGCTTTATCATTTTAAAAGAAAAACCAACAAAATCTACCGTCGCAGGTGCCTTACTGATCACGATTGGAACTGGGTTACTGATATTATAG